The Fulvia fulva chromosome 1, complete sequence region TCCGGTGTGGCGGAGTCATCGTCCTTTGCAGCTTTCGTTGTTGCCTAGCAGCAGGAGGCAAGTCGTGGACGAGGAATAGCGTGCAGAGATGGTACGGAGAGAGTGGCGAGGATATCAGCAGAGGTCGATGTGAAAGGGTAAATCGTGGTCGGTGTTGTTGTTATTATGTAGAGAAACAAAAGCGTTTGGCGGATGTGGCGCAGCTCCTAGGCATGTTCTAGTTCTACACCCTAGCACCAGGCACCGAGCAGGCAGCAGCGAGTGCGCGACCTCGCGCGTAAGTCAGCGGACAGTCGTGCTTCGGTGCGCACCAACCTGGAACCCATTTCCACCCCGACAGCGTCCTCAGGTTCCCAATCGTCCGTCGCAATCGCCAATCCTCGCCATACACCACACTCATCATCATCAGCGCTGTCAGAACACGTCGTCTCCTTCTCTCCTCGACCTCACCTCTCACCTCCGACTTCTCCGGCACCTCGTGATCGCAAACGCCGACCAAGTCAGCGCACATCATCTGCACGCCTGCACACTGCGACGTGACCAGAAGGTCGCCAATACCTCCTACAACCGCTGCCAAAGCCACGTCTCCGCAAGAAACACTCCGCAATACAGGACACGGGCACACATACACACGCACCGCAGTACATGAGCAGTTGACCGCGGGCCACCACCTCTGGGACGGCCACTGCTATTGGGCTGGATCGTGAGTCACCTCCAATACTACCTGCATGCTTGCACAGCTGCTAACTCTGTCCAGGTACCGCCCTCTCCGATCCTCCATCAATCGGTACATCGTCTCGATCCCTCTCCGCCAATATGTCCTCGGCCGCCTCCAACCCGCGCCGCCGTCCGGCCAGGTCCAACAAACCTGACATGACTCCCTCGCTCATCGATTCCTTCCAGAACATGTCCATCCGCAAAGGTGACACCTTTCACCCCAATTCGAACACCAACAAGAGCAGCTTCTGGGACCCGCTTGAGTCAACGTCCAAGTCACCATCTATGCCCGCGCGCTCCACCACCTCTCCCCAGTCGTTGGAGGATCTACTGATTGGTGCGGGGGAGCGTCGTGTGGCCCAGTTGCTCAACAAGGTGGACAAGGCCATCGCCACCAAGTCTACCGTCGCATTGGGAAACGTGCTGAGCGAGCCCGAAGTCCTGCCAGTGCCTACCTTCATGGTCGATCGCGCAACTGTGCGTGGTCAGTCCCAGAGGACTCGCACCCGTCATCACAGCCATTCCTCTGACAGTGGCATTGGGACGTCTGTCGCCGATTCCACCGAATCAGCGTCCGACTCAACGGCCAAGGGTTCTGTCCGCACCGGTGAGCACATCCCTGCGCCCTCTTGAGGGTGTACTAACACTCACTGCATTAGTCTGCTCTGCGCCCTCTGCAGTCAATCATCAGTCATTCTCCGGCATCTCTGATGCTGTAGAAGAGGAACGTGGACTGAGCAAGTACGCCGCCGACCAGATCCACAAGCACATAATCAAGCCTATCCTGCATGAAGACTCTCTCCGGGAGTTCCACGACCTCATCAAGAGTGTCCCGTCTCGCATTGGCGATAAGGAGATCAAGAATCTTCGTGACCTCGAAAAGACACTAATCTTCCTTGCACCGGTAAGTCCTCGCATCCGTACTCATTCGGATTGCGCATTTACTCATGGGTGTTCTGGCGTCCAGGACTATTCGCGTTCTCCTCGAAAATACCTTAATTTCTGCGAACGAACGATACGCGTCCTCCATACCACGGTTACGACACTTCACGAGTCCGACCAGCGAGCGCCGACAGATCGACCGTATACGCAAGGCTACTTTTTGGATTTGGTTGAGCAGGTTCGTCTTGGGTTACTGTCGCCTGAGAGCGCCGCAGTGGTGATTAACATTGCTATACAGATTCGCCGATACGCCATGATCCTGGCTGCTACCAGGGAGAAGCAAGCCAAGGGCGAAAGTTCCGACGCTATGGATGTCACAAAGTAAGTGTATTGTTCCCTTGCCAAGTCTTATTGTGGCTGTACTTGCATCCTCTGGTATTGTGGGACGACTCATTGGCAGTGCATTGCCACATCATTTGACAATAGCGCTTCTGCTATTGTTGAGCGTTGTGCATGTCTCACCTGGCAACTCAACCTTCGCTGGTTGCTTACTCCACTCGATGTTATAAGCATTCACATCGAGCAAAGCAACAGCAGCCAACATGCCAACAGCCACCTCGCATAACAGAGACATGCGGTACAACTTGCGATATGACGAGATTTCACGTGCTAACAATTTCAGGGACGAGCGTGTCTCACTCCATGGGGGCGTGACTCACAACGGAAAGCCAGCTGAGCTTGTTCGTCATCTGCCGGACGGAAAGGTTATATCAGTGGCCACGGGCCAACCCATCTCAGAGGAGGAGCTTGCATCTGCTGGCATGAATGGCAAGCGTCCTGCCACCGATGTCGACGATGAAGAGGTTCTGCGGTCGATGGCACGCCGTAAGAAGAACGCAAAGCCAGAGATCCATACTTGCGAGATCTGCACCAAGGAGTTCAAGCGTCCTTGTGACCTTACAAAGCACATCAAGACCCATGAGCGACCATGGAAGTGCTCGGAACCTGACTGCAAGTACCATGAGTACGGCTGGCCCACCGAGAAGGAGCGCGACCGTCACGTCAACGACAAGCACTCCTCTACGCCATCGTTGTACCACTGCCTATTCACACCATGCCCATACACCAGCAAGCGTGAGAGCAATTGCAAGCAGCACATGGAGAAGGCACATGGTTGGAACTACGTCCGATCGAAGAGCAACGGTAAAGGCCGGGCATCAAATGTTATGCGCCTCCATCAAGGCTCGATGCCTCCTTCACCGTCATCGACGATGCTTACACCTTTGACTCCCATCGCACCCTCTCCATTAAACCAGACATGGTCAGAATCATCGCGTCAGGGCTCGATGGCGCCTCCCCCGATCGCTGGACCAAGCAATTATGGCACGCCGGCTTACGGTACTCCAGCCTTAAGTCAGCCTTCACCGGACTTTGCTGGACACTTCAACATGAACATGAACTTCGACTTTAACGACATGCAGAACTTCCCAACGTCGGCATTCCCGATCACGCCAGCCATGAGTGAGGAGCGCCGTGCTTCTGGCTCACTGTCATCACATTCTGCCATGTTCGATGGCAGTTCGTTCGATGACGCGTCGCCGTTCGAGTACGCGATGGAGAACTACGATTTCAGCAACTTCACCTTCCCGCCATCATTTACACCGAATACGAACGCAGGCGGCGTAAGCACTGGCGCTGCTATGCCTCAAGTCTCGCCGGGAGCACATATGGACCAGACGTTCACCAACGACGCCGTGAACCTTGACGAGGACTACGGTTACGGCGGTGCTGTCAGCGGACCATCTAGCGACTTCACGCTATTCGGTCCTACCGCCCCAGCAGCCACCAGTGGCGACATGTTCCCGTCACTACCTACAGAGTCTAGCTGGGGTAACATCAATATCGAGGCCATGGGCAACAACTTCGGTTCCCATTTCGATGTCAACGGTGCTCCAGCGCTGACGAATGGCGATAGCACACTCGAGGAGCTTTTCCCAGAGCTGAAGAAAGCACCTTGAAGCAAAGCTGCTATGACGCCAAGCACCAATGACAGCTGGCCTACCAAACTCCACCATTTCCACCGGCTTTGTCATTTTCGACAAGCTGCTGCACCATTTCAAGAACTACAACAGAACGGATGAGATGCGATTCATTGATCGAGATCCCCGGTATACGTCCAAGAATGCTTTACTCCTGCTTGACCTGCCTTCATGATATTGGCGATGGGTGCTACAGGTGACGTCGTTGGACATGATGCGCATGACACGACTCCTTCACACGAGATTGAGAGTTGAGATGTAAAATAGACTAGCTTTATGATGGCACGGAAAGTGCCTCTGATGAATGAACCCAAAGAAATGGGATGCATCAACTTTTGATCTTTAATGTTCTCATGTTACCTGGTCACTGCTTTCCCCACTGTACCAGCCTATCACCTACTATATGATAGTAAGGACTTGTCCATGGACTCGGGTCGCCTTTGACGCAATGATCAAGCGTTGCAGCCAGCTTCCTCTCTGCACCCCGCGGAATATCAGTGCCAACTGTTCACTCTACTATGCTACTCCTGTCCTTCGGCCGTGTCGCTCCTTCCTCGTGACCGCTTGTCACCATTCGACGAGCAGGAGCATCATGTGGGACTCTGTATCTCCATCACAGGACGACGCCAACTACCGTCACTGTCGTCGGCATCGCCTCCCGTCTTCAATCTCAGGATCGCAGCCGACGCCTATGGGCAGACCTCGCATGGGTGCTGATGAGCTTGTGTTCGGACGAGTCTCGAGATCGGACGGGTCTCAGTATTGGAGAGCTAGTCATCGGGAGACTGTCAGATCGGACTCAATGGTCAGGCTGATCGATAGTGTGGAGGTGGTCGAGGATGGCAACGGCAATTCCAGTTCTCCGATGAGGAAGTTCTCTGAGCTGTTTGGTCTGGGAGGAAAGAAGGGTTCGATGGATGACGATGGAATGATGGAGAAGGAGGAGGTCAAGAAGAGGAAGGCTTCGAGGAAGTT contains the following coding sequences:
- a CDS encoding Zinc finger transcription factor ace1 produces the protein MSSAASNPRRRPARSNKPDMTPSLIDSFQNMSIRKGDTFHPNSNTNKSSFWDPLESTSKSPSMPARSTTSPQSLEDLLIGAGERRVAQLLNKVDKAIATKSTVALGNVLSEPEVLPVPTFMVDRATVRGQSQRTRTRHHSHSSDSGIGTSVADSTESASDSTAKGSVRTVCSAPSAVNHQSFSGISDAVEEERGLSKYAADQIHKHIIKPILHEDSLREFHDLIKSVPSRIGDKEIKNLRDLEKTLIFLAPDYSRSPRKYLNFCERTIRVLHTTVTTLHESDQRAPTDRPYTQGYFLDLVEQVRLGLLSPESAAVVINIAIQIRRYAMILAATREKQAKGESSDAMDVTKDERVSLHGGVTHNGKPAELVRHLPDGKVISVATGQPISEEELASAGMNGKRPATDVDDEEVLRSMARRKKNAKPEIHTCEICTKEFKRPCDLTKHIKTHERPWKCSEPDCKYHEYGWPTEKERDRHVNDKHSSTPSLYHCLFTPCPYTSKRESNCKQHMEKAHGWNYVRSKSNGKGRASNVMRLHQGSMPPSPSSTMLTPLTPIAPSPLNQTWSESSRQGSMAPPPIAGPSNYGTPAYGTPALSQPSPDFAGHFNMNMNFDFNDMQNFPTSAFPITPAMSEERRASGSLSSHSAMFDGSSFDDASPFEYAMENYDFSNFTFPPSFTPNTNAGGVSTGAAMPQVSPGAHMDQTFTNDAVNLDEDYGYGGAVSGPSSDFTLFGPTAPAATSGDMFPSLPTESSWGNINIEAMGNNFGSHFDVNGAPALTNGDSTLEELFPELKKAP